Proteins encoded by one window of Toxotes jaculatrix isolate fToxJac2 chromosome 22, fToxJac2.pri, whole genome shotgun sequence:
- the atp6v1f gene encoding V-type proton ATPase subunit F translates to MAGRGKLIAVIGDEDTCTGFLLGGIGELNKNRKPNFLVVEKDTSITEIEETFKSFLARNDIGIILINQFIAEMIRHAIDAHMQSIPAVLEIPSKEHPYDASKDSILRRAKGMFSADDFR, encoded by the exons ATGGCCGGCCGCGGGAAACTGATCGCCGTTATCGGTGATGAGGACACGTGCACCGGCTTCCTGCTCGGTGGGATCGGTGAACTCAACAAGAACCGAAAACCGAATTTCTTGGTGGTGGAGAAGGACACGAGCATCACAGAGATCGAGGAGACCTTCAA gaGCTTCTTGGCTCGTAACGACATCGGCATCATCCTGATTAACCAGTTTATCGCTGAGATGATCCGTCACGCCATCGACGCCCACATGCAGTCGATTCCAGCGGTGCTGGAGATCCCGTCCAAAGAGCATCCGTACGATGCGTCCAAGGACTCCATCCTGCGCCGAGCCAAGGGCATGTTCTCCGCCGACGACTTCcgataa
- the lamtor4 gene encoding ragulator complex protein LAMTOR4 gives MTTAALTAGLERIPDQLGYLVISEDGVLASAGELENDEHTAGVMMEMVRTASRFRLPGSADPPFKRMSVILEDFVYTVTVSGQKVFVVKRQNNQQEPISV, from the exons ATG acaacagcagctctgactgCGGGTCTGGAGCGGATCCCGGACCAGCTCGGGTACCTGGTCATCAGTGAGGACGGGGTTCTGGCT TCTGCAGGTGAGCTGGAGAACGATGAACACACAGCAGGTGTGATGATGGAGATGGTTCGAACAGCGAGTCGCTTCAGGTTACCTGGATCAGCTGATCCGCCCTTCAAACGCATGTCAG TGATTCTGGAGGACTTCGTTTACACGGTGACGGTTTCTGGTCAGAAGGTTTTCGTGGTCAAACGTCAGAACAACCAGCAGGAACCAATCAGTGTTTAA